From the Planctomycetaceae bacterium genome, one window contains:
- a CDS encoding helix-turn-helix domain-containing protein, translating into MEQDEIIDRCQAVTVQEAADLMRVSRPTVTKLIKGRALPSVQIGRCRRIMRVDLEEFLRRKATLGWRSYLPDELTPADVGPHPGHAGEDEIVHF; encoded by the coding sequence ATGGAACAGGATGAAATTATCGACCGCTGCCAAGCCGTGACGGTTCAAGAGGCCGCGGACCTGATGCGCGTTTCGCGGCCGACGGTGACGAAGCTTATCAAAGGCCGCGCTCTGCCAAGCGTCCAGATCGGTCGCTGCCGACGGATCATGCGAGTGGACCTGGAGGAATTTCTTCGACGCAAAGCAACCCTCGGCTGGCGGTCATACCTTCCTGATGAACTGACGCCGGCGGATGTTGGACCGCACCCAGGCCATGCGGGCGAAGACGAGATCGTGCATTTCTAA
- a CDS encoding insulinase family protein, with translation MSKKMVIALMALSLAVVGCSKASKTPSTQPRDASAVIEPLAVPVEPAPALARATQPVSTQPVVSQPVLPAPQPGKAVLPAPQPGKAVPPPQSQPAAAPVTVVEQIDAGKGITLARLSNGLTVIIKPFSAAPVVCVKAYVHTGGMYEGKWLGSGLSHLTEHLVAEDATHDGAAPKGQGEQSAPVNRVTAIGGQSNASTSIEWTQYYIEASATRVNDCIDLVADWMARPNIEQAAFDREHGVVQRELEMGLDDPGRQLHRAHMEAIFRGHPAAVPVIGYKAPLQKLTSDDVRAYVRQMYVPQNMAFCIVGDVDAPAALERVCLAFAGTRQGNTPQHDLPAVEPFTGVRRSLLANKDLKQTMQILSFQSIPLLHEDLYALDVLSYVLTEGSSSRLVRLLRETQKVTGIDSSSWTPSWGTGVFMFSFRCEPDKADAAEEALLAELKNVVGKGVTADEVARAKRQKIADYVFSQQTASSIADTLATDYLSTGDVAFSRSYTDRIQSVTPEQVQQAARKYLTPERMVITRIEPQTLKAAPVAATAPAAKASNGRSKPVLFKLPNGIDVVLQNVDVGLVSMTYVTYGGLLAETDATNGLGTLMTELATRGAGNRSAEEISRFFDAAGGKISGNCGSNTLYWQAAVLDDSAERALEIFADIILRPTFPATELGVVRPLAMNSIRSLDEDYQSQLAKYFRAKFYAGGSYSRMPAGRLDVVSKATVDDIRDYHRRHVLGSAGVLAIYGNIDIAKTRKAVETLFGTAKPQVAASQPAGTQRSVNPAGEHFVMKTTNEVAGVIVAVPGMTMFNEDRFAITVLDTIISGYELPSGWLHNELRGKRLVYAVHALNWAGIEPGTFMVEAVCQGDKVPEVVDIIRANLDKATRYDFTQAQVDEAVNVILTAALLNSQSMSELSIDAALNQLYGFGYDYRSKLEKQYRKVTPADVKRVARKYLTRPQVVIVTTPKPQVLKWPGAVIEQPADADPDKTK, from the coding sequence TGTGGTCTCCCAGCCCGTGCTACCTGCTCCACAGCCTGGAAAGGCTGTGCTACCTGCTCCACAGCCTGGAAAGGCTGTGCCACCACCGCAGTCGCAACCCGCCGCGGCGCCGGTGACGGTGGTCGAGCAGATCGACGCGGGCAAGGGCATCACGCTGGCCCGCCTCAGCAACGGCCTGACGGTCATCATCAAGCCCTTCAGCGCCGCTCCGGTGGTGTGCGTGAAGGCGTACGTGCATACCGGCGGGATGTACGAAGGCAAGTGGCTCGGCAGCGGCCTGAGCCACCTGACCGAGCATCTGGTCGCCGAAGACGCCACGCATGACGGCGCCGCACCCAAGGGCCAGGGCGAGCAGTCCGCCCCGGTCAACCGCGTCACGGCTATCGGCGGGCAGTCCAACGCCAGCACGTCGATCGAATGGACGCAGTATTACATTGAAGCCTCCGCCACGCGGGTCAACGACTGCATCGATCTGGTGGCCGACTGGATGGCACGGCCGAATATCGAGCAGGCGGCGTTCGACCGCGAGCACGGGGTGGTGCAGCGCGAACTGGAGATGGGTTTGGATGATCCCGGCAGGCAACTTCACCGCGCGCACATGGAGGCGATATTCCGCGGTCATCCTGCCGCCGTGCCGGTCATCGGATACAAGGCCCCGCTGCAGAAACTCACCTCCGACGACGTGCGGGCCTATGTCCGCCAGATGTACGTGCCGCAGAATATGGCGTTTTGCATTGTCGGTGACGTGGACGCCCCAGCCGCCCTCGAGCGCGTCTGCCTCGCGTTTGCCGGAACCCGCCAGGGCAATACGCCCCAGCACGACCTGCCGGCCGTCGAGCCCTTCACCGGCGTGCGCCGCTCGCTGCTGGCCAACAAAGACCTCAAGCAGACGATGCAGATACTGAGTTTCCAGAGCATCCCGCTGCTGCATGAAGACCTCTACGCCCTCGACGTGCTCAGCTACGTGCTGACCGAAGGCTCGTCCAGCCGCCTCGTGCGACTGCTGCGCGAGACGCAGAAGGTCACCGGCATCGACAGCTCGTCCTGGACGCCCTCGTGGGGCACAGGCGTGTTCATGTTCTCGTTCCGCTGCGAACCGGACAAGGCCGACGCCGCGGAAGAGGCCTTGCTCGCCGAACTCAAGAACGTGGTCGGCAAGGGCGTCACGGCTGACGAAGTCGCCCGCGCCAAGCGGCAGAAGATCGCCGATTACGTTTTCTCGCAGCAGACGGCGTCCTCCATCGCCGACACGCTGGCGACGGATTACCTCTCCACAGGCGACGTTGCCTTCTCGCGCAGTTACACCGACCGCATCCAGTCCGTCACGCCGGAGCAGGTGCAGCAGGCCGCCCGGAAGTATCTCACGCCGGAGCGGATGGTGATCACCCGGATCGAACCGCAGACGCTCAAGGCCGCCCCGGTTGCCGCGACGGCGCCGGCCGCCAAGGCCTCAAACGGGCGGTCCAAGCCCGTCCTCTTCAAGCTGCCCAACGGTATCGACGTGGTGCTGCAAAACGTCGACGTGGGGCTGGTCTCGATGACCTACGTCACCTACGGCGGTTTGCTGGCCGAGACCGACGCCACCAACGGCCTGGGCACGCTGATGACCGAACTGGCCACGCGCGGCGCGGGCAACCGATCGGCCGAAGAAATCTCCAGATTCTTCGACGCCGCCGGCGGCAAAATCTCCGGCAATTGCGGCAGCAACACGCTCTATTGGCAGGCGGCGGTCCTCGATGACAGTGCCGAGCGGGCGCTGGAGATCTTTGCTGACATCATCCTGCGGCCGACCTTCCCCGCCACCGAACTGGGCGTCGTGCGCCCGCTGGCGATGAATTCCATCCGCAGCCTCGATGAAGACTACCAGTCGCAGCTGGCCAAGTACTTCCGCGCGAAGTTCTACGCCGGCGGCTCGTACAGCCGCATGCCCGCCGGGCGCCTCGATGTGGTCTCCAAGGCCACCGTCGATGACATCCGCGATTATCACCGCCGCCACGTGCTGGGCAGCGCCGGCGTGCTGGCGATCTATGGCAATATCGATATCGCCAAGACGCGCAAGGCCGTCGAGACGCTCTTCGGCACGGCAAAACCGCAAGTGGCCGCCTCGCAGCCGGCCGGCACGCAGCGGAGCGTCAATCCCGCCGGCGAGCACTTCGTGATGAAGACCACCAACGAGGTGGCCGGCGTCATCGTGGCCGTGCCCGGCATGACGATGTTCAACGAAGACCGATTCGCCATCACCGTGCTCGACACCATCATCAGCGGCTATGAACTGCCCAGTGGCTGGCTGCACAACGAACTGCGCGGCAAGAGGCTGGTCTACGCCGTCCATGCGCTGAACTGGGCGGGAATCGAACCGGGCACGTTCATGGTCGAAGCCGTCTGCCAGGGCGACAAGGTTCCCGAGGTCGTCGACATCATCCGCGCCAACCTCGACAAGGCCACCCGATACGACTTTACGCAGGCCCAGGTCGATGAGGCCGTCAACGTGATCCTCACCGCCGCCTTGCTCAACAGCCAGTCGATGTCCGAACTGTCCATCGACGCCGCGCTGAACCAGCTTTATGGCTTCGGCTACGACTACCGCTCGAAGCTCGAAAAGCAATACCGCAAGGTAACGCCCGCCGACGTAAAACGCGTGGCCCGGAAGTACCTCACCCGCCCGCAGGTGGTCATCGTGACGACCCCCAAGCCGCAAGTGCTGAAATGGCCCGGCGCCGTTATCGAGCAACCCGCCGACGCCGATCCGGACAAGACGAAGTAG